Genomic DNA from Vicinamibacteria bacterium:
GTCGTTTCACGGCGACGGTACGTTGCCGCCCGGGGGCGATTCGCGTGCGAGATCCCCGGGCCATCCTCCGATTGAAGTCGTTGATCCGTACGGGTTCGGGCTTGGCGTTGAACATAGAGGCACCTTCCCTCCGAGAATTCCAACCGGAATGTCGATGATGGCATCAGTATGGACTTGGAGGTTCCATCATGCAACCTCTCACGGTCCTCCCGGCCGTCATTCGGCTCGAGCTAATGGGCGCCGCTCAAGTTGAAATGGCGCCCCCCGGGAACCCGGGGCTCGATTTGACCCTCTCGATCTGTCTCGTGTGCCTCCGCTCGTGCCAACCGGTGACGAGAAGCCACTGGTAGGTATTGAGCTCACCGAAAAAGGGGTGAGGAAAAGTGAGTAGGGAAAGGTCGAAAGCCGACAGCGCCTCGACGGTGGTCTCAATCTTGTCGCGAGAAAGACGTAGGCGAGAAAGCGACTCCTCGACCTCGATTCGGCTGCGGGGTGTCACGCGATCTGGCGCCTTTGCCTTCTGGTTCTCGGCGCGGGCCACCACCTCATCGATCGAGTCCAGCACCGAGCGATCGGGGCTCGGATCGGGTGGCAGCGATTCTTCTCGCGCCCTTCGAAGCATCAAAGCCATGAGTTTCGCGCTGGACTCATCGGCGAGCGCCAGATGATGAAGCACGTCTTCGATGGACCAAGCCTCGGGCAACTCTCGGTGCCCCAGCTGCCCCGGTTGGAGCCCCTCGACCGCGCTCAGCAAATTCGAACGATCACGATCGATGGTCTGCAGGATCTCGCGTATCTTCGTCGAGGTCATCGACTGCATTGTGCGGGATGCCTTCGAGCAGTGCAAGAGTTGACCGCCCGGAGCCGTCGAGCCCGAGGACGGTCACCCCGGGCGCCGAGACGAGCTACCTTTCCTGGCTAACCCTCAGGCCTCCTGGCCGGACGCGCGGTGCGGTATCATCCCGCTTCATGATCGATCTGAGGAGCGACACGGTCACGAAACCGACCCAGGAGATGCGCGCGGCCATGGCCCGAGCCGAAGTGGGCGACGACGTCTACGGCGATGATCCCACGGTGCGAAAACTCGAGGAAAGAACCGCCGAGATGCTCGGCAAGGAGAGCGCGGTGTTCATGCCAACGGGGACGATGAGCAACCAGGTCGCCCTGCGCACGCATACCGAAGCCGGAGACGAGATCCTCGCGGACATCAACGCGCACGTGGTCACCAGTGAGGGCGGCGCACCGGCGGGACTTTCCGGTATTCTCGTGCGGCCCCTGCTCGGCAAGCATGGCATCTTCACGGCGAGCGACGTCCTCGGTGCCGTTCG
This window encodes:
- a CDS encoding DinB family protein yields the protein MTSTKIREILQTIDRDRSNLLSAVEGLQPGQLGHRELPEAWSIEDVLHHLALADESSAKLMALMLRRAREESLPPDPSPDRSVLDSIDEVVARAENQKAKAPDRVTPRSRIEVEESLSRLRLSRDKIETTVEALSAFDLSLLTFPHPFFGELNTYQWLLVTGWHERRHTRQIERVKSSPGFPGGAIST